From the Magnetovibrio sp. genome, one window contains:
- a CDS encoding dipeptidase, translating into MASHVLTRRTFCFTAAATALAPWAALARTEPQNLERALDMIARHVVVDLHAHPGKLYDGGDPLPRLRDLALAKITAFGFAIPTDAPILGTRGGLPQPVRPPEPGELYDFTVQHLTTLRNALHLADMSVLKKPADILRAKQIGRPGALIALEGGDFLAGRLERVAAVHALGVHSIQLVHFTPNALGTVRTQAPNGPALSDFGHAVVREQNRLGLIVDVTHMTREGVEAVAATSRAPVMLSHTGFEGHYMHGRGVHLATTLAVKATGGVIGLRPLGDVDGHKNLGAFADEMMHLIEHVGIDYVALGTDMDGAKSPFKGYGAMALFIDELFRRDLGEEEIAKIIGGNFVRLFSKVMNVAETG; encoded by the coding sequence ATGGCCTCTCATGTCCTCACCCGCCGCACGTTCTGTTTCACGGCCGCCGCGACCGCGCTCGCCCCTTGGGCCGCCCTGGCGCGCACGGAACCGCAAAACCTCGAACGCGCGCTCGATATGATCGCGCGCCACGTGGTGGTCGATCTGCATGCCCATCCGGGCAAACTTTACGACGGCGGCGATCCTTTGCCCCGGCTGCGCGATCTGGCCCTGGCCAAGATCACCGCGTTCGGCTTCGCCATTCCCACCGACGCGCCGATTCTTGGCACGCGGGGCGGATTGCCACAGCCCGTGCGTCCGCCCGAACCCGGTGAGCTGTACGATTTCACCGTTCAACACCTCACCACCTTGCGCAATGCCCTACACCTCGCCGACATGTCGGTTTTGAAAAAACCTGCCGACATTTTGCGCGCCAAGCAAATCGGACGGCCCGGCGCGCTGATCGCGTTGGAAGGCGGCGATTTCCTCGCAGGACGGTTGGAGCGCGTGGCCGCCGTCCATGCCTTGGGCGTGCATTCCATCCAACTGGTGCACTTCACCCCCAACGCGCTGGGCACGGTGCGCACCCAAGCCCCGAATGGCCCGGCCTTGAGCGATTTTGGCCATGCGGTGGTGCGCGAACAAAACCGTCTCGGCCTGATCGTCGATGTGACCCACATGACCCGCGAGGGCGTCGAGGCCGTGGCCGCAACCAGCCGCGCCCCGGTGATGCTGTCGCACACCGGTTTCGAAGGCCATTACATGCACGGTCGCGGCGTGCACCTCGCAACCACCCTGGCGGTGAAAGCCACCGGCGGGGTCATCGGCCTGCGGCCGCTGGGCGATGTAGACGGTCACAAGAACCTGGGCGCGTTCGCCGATGAAATGATGCATTTGATCGAACATGTAGGCATCGACTATGTGGCGCTGGGCACCGACATGGACGGTGCGAAAAGCCCCTTCAAGGGCTATGGCGCGATGGCGTTGTTCATCGACGAACTGTTCCGGCGCGACCTCGGCGAGGAAGAAATCGCCAAGATCATCGGCGGCAACTTCGTGCGCCTGTTCAGCAAAGTCATGAACGTCGCCGAAACCGGCTGA
- the metW gene encoding methionine biosynthesis protein MetW, which yields MTPADLENNPKGIRVDLQLIADMIEPGTRVLDAGCGNGMLLDYLWRFKQVDARGIEISTQGVQACVSSGLSVVQGDVETDLKDYPDGAFDYVILSQTLQAMHEPREVLEQMMRIGKRAIVSLPNFGYWRLRLYMMFKGRMPVSENLPYEWYNTPNIHFCTIRDFVALTQEMNLTIERSLFLDEEGSSKTIGNSVAVANWFGEQGVFLLRK from the coding sequence ATGACCCCCGCCGACCTTGAAAACAATCCCAAGGGCATCCGCGTCGATCTGCAATTGATCGCCGACATGATCGAGCCGGGCACCCGTGTGCTCGACGCGGGGTGCGGCAACGGCATGCTGCTGGATTACCTGTGGCGGTTCAAGCAAGTCGACGCGCGCGGCATCGAAATCAGCACCCAGGGTGTGCAGGCGTGCGTGTCATCGGGATTGTCGGTGGTGCAAGGCGACGTCGAAACCGACCTCAAGGATTATCCCGACGGGGCTTTCGACTATGTGATCCTCAGCCAAACCCTGCAAGCCATGCACGAGCCGCGCGAAGTTCTCGAACAGATGATGCGCATCGGCAAACGCGCCATCGTGTCGCTTCCCAACTTCGGCTATTGGCGATTGCGGCTCTATATGATGTTCAAGGGGCGCATGCCGGTGAGCGAAAACCTGCCCTACGAATGGTACAACACCCCCAACATCCACTTTTGCACCATTCGCGATTTCGTCGCGTTGACCCAAGAGATGAACCTGACCATCGAACGCAGCTTGTTCTTGGACGAAGAAGGCTCGTCCAAAACCATCGGCAATTCGGTCGCCGTCGCCAACTGGTTCGGCGAACAGGGTGTGTTCTTGCTCCGAAAATGA
- the metX gene encoding homoserine O-acetyltransferase MetX — MSADEAAVNAEWTLPGHRVCLAQDEPLRLDSGVELHDVHVAYQTWGQLNAEKSNAILVCHALTGDQYAVENHPVTGKSGWWQQVIGPGKVIDTDRYFVICSNILGGCMGTTGPSDINPDTGKEWALDFPVITIGDMVRTQKLLIDHLGIESLFAVVGGSMGGMQVLEWACQYPENVFAAVPIATAARHSAQNIAFNEVGRQSIMSDPDWCGGDYHAQGKRPHRGLAVARMAAHITYLSETALTRKFGRNLQDRDAVTYGFDADFQVESYLRHQGSTFVDRFDANAYLYITRAMDYFDVAQRHDGHLAHAFKNTPVRFLVMSFTSDWLYPTRENRDIVHALNAGAANVSFVEIESDKGHDAFLLDEPEFHKVFEGFLEGCAEHRGLKRKEP; from the coding sequence ATGAGTGCTGACGAGGCCGCCGTAAATGCTGAGTGGACCCTGCCCGGACACCGCGTGTGTCTGGCGCAGGATGAACCCCTGCGCCTGGACAGCGGGGTGGAGCTGCACGACGTACATGTAGCCTATCAAACCTGGGGGCAGCTGAACGCGGAAAAATCCAACGCCATCTTGGTGTGCCATGCGCTGACCGGCGATCAATACGCCGTTGAAAATCACCCGGTGACCGGAAAATCCGGATGGTGGCAACAGGTCATCGGGCCGGGGAAGGTGATCGACACCGACCGATATTTTGTCATTTGTTCCAATATCTTGGGTGGATGCATGGGAACCACGGGGCCCAGCGACATCAATCCCGACACGGGCAAGGAATGGGCACTGGATTTCCCGGTGATCACCATCGGCGACATGGTGCGCACGCAAAAGCTGCTGATCGATCATTTGGGCATCGAAAGCCTGTTTGCCGTGGTCGGCGGATCGATGGGCGGCATGCAGGTTCTGGAATGGGCCTGTCAATATCCCGAAAACGTCTTCGCCGCGGTGCCCATCGCCACGGCGGCGCGTCATTCGGCGCAAAACATCGCGTTCAACGAAGTTGGGCGCCAATCGATTATGTCCGACCCGGATTGGTGCGGCGGCGATTATCACGCCCAAGGCAAGCGTCCGCACCGCGGCTTGGCGGTGGCGCGCATGGCTGCGCACATCACCTATCTGTCGGAAACCGCGCTGACGCGCAAATTCGGCCGCAATCTGCAAGATCGCGACGCGGTCACGTACGGGTTCGACGCGGATTTCCAGGTGGAAAGCTATCTGCGCCATCAAGGCAGCACCTTTGTCGACCGCTTCGACGCCAACGCATACCTCTACATCACCCGTGCAATGGACTATTTTGACGTCGCCCAACGCCACGATGGGCATCTGGCGCACGCGTTCAAGAACACCCCGGTGCGCTTTTTGGTGATGTCGTTCACCTCCGACTGGCTGTATCCGACCCGCGAAAATCGCGACATCGTTCATGCGCTCAACGCCGGGGCGGCCAACGTCAGCTTCGTCGAGATAGAATCGGACAAGGGCCACGACGCGTTCTTGCTCGACGAACCGGAATTTCACAAGGTGTTTGAGGGCTTTCTCGAAGGCTGCGCGGAGCATCGCGGTTTGAAAAGGAAAGAGCCGTGA
- a CDS encoding chorismate mutase, which translates to MARDLTDLRREIDAIDDQIHDLLKQRTKIVEEVRLYKKDERVKIRPAREAEIIYRLFAQHDGKFPKRELFRIWRELIVATLSLEGPFSAGVFMDDEGNSFWDLARDQYGSYTPMTPFPSTRRIIEAVQKQEVTVGIVPMPERAEQDPWWRRMAFEGEHVPRVIARLPFVSGSNARPRDQEALVVSPVPQEPTGRDRTYLVIESAEQLAPSQINAALRDVGLGMVFSTECHDDHRPSVWQILIELDDFVASDDPRIEQFKNAFDGAVQFAVTIGGYAVPVADDELA; encoded by the coding sequence ATGGCGCGTGACTTAACAGACCTCCGGCGCGAAATCGACGCCATCGACGATCAGATTCACGATCTGCTCAAACAGCGGACCAAAATCGTCGAGGAAGTACGCCTGTACAAGAAGGACGAACGGGTCAAGATTCGCCCCGCCCGCGAGGCCGAGATCATTTACCGCCTGTTCGCCCAGCACGATGGCAAATTCCCCAAACGCGAACTGTTTCGCATTTGGCGCGAACTGATCGTCGCGACGCTGAGCCTCGAAGGGCCGTTTTCGGCGGGCGTGTTCATGGACGACGAAGGCAACAGTTTCTGGGATCTGGCCCGCGACCAGTACGGCAGCTACACGCCGATGACGCCGTTCCCATCGACCCGGCGCATCATCGAAGCGGTGCAAAAGCAGGAGGTCACCGTCGGCATCGTGCCGATGCCCGAACGCGCCGAACAGGACCCGTGGTGGCGACGCATGGCGTTCGAGGGTGAGCACGTGCCGCGGGTGATCGCCCGCCTTCCCTTCGTCAGCGGTTCCAACGCCCGCCCGCGCGACCAGGAAGCGTTGGTCGTTTCCCCGGTGCCCCAAGAACCCACCGGACGCGACCGCACCTATTTGGTGATCGAAAGCGCCGAGCAACTGGCCCCCAGCCAAATCAACGCCGCCTTGCGCGACGTCGGTCTGGGCATGGTGTTTTCCACCGAATGCCACGACGACCATCGCCCCAGCGTGTGGCAGATCTTGATCGAGTTGGACGATTTCGTCGCCTCCGACGATCCGCGCATCGAACAATTCAAAAACGCATTCGACGGCGCGGTGCAATTCGCCGTCACCATCGGTGGCTACGCCGTCCCTGTCGCGGATGACGAGCTGGCTTAA
- the hisC gene encoding histidinol-phosphate transaminase: MSPAIAPRPGILDISPYVGGESKLSGVERIIKLSSNEGAFGPSPKAIAAMEDAAKTMHRYPDGGAIKLREAIARRFGLDAERIVCGAGSDELLSLLTYSYAGPGDEVLYTEHGFLIYPIAAKAAGATPVKAPESNLRTDVEALLDAVTDKTRIVFIANPNNPTGTYLSHAELNMLRAGLPDDVLLVIDAAYAEFVGRNDYSPGVELVNAGQNTVMTRTFSKMFGLGGMRVGWGYFPTEIADVLNRVRGPFNVSAAGQAAAIASIEDLAFQEKCFEHNLAWIAKTEAALHEMGIDTTASVANFVLARFGETSTAEKADAFLRERGIIVRRVASYDLPDCLRISIGAADEMEAFLAAMREFTGT, from the coding sequence ATGAGCCCGGCCATTGCGCCGCGTCCCGGCATCTTGGACATCAGCCCCTATGTCGGGGGTGAATCCAAATTATCCGGTGTTGAACGCATCATCAAACTGTCGTCGAACGAAGGCGCGTTCGGGCCTTCGCCCAAGGCCATCGCAGCCATGGAAGACGCCGCCAAGACCATGCACCGCTACCCCGACGGCGGGGCCATTAAATTGCGCGAAGCCATCGCCAGGCGGTTCGGCCTGGATGCGGAACGGATCGTGTGCGGCGCGGGTTCGGACGAGTTGTTGAGCCTGCTGACCTACAGCTACGCCGGTCCGGGCGACGAGGTGCTGTATACCGAGCACGGTTTTTTGATCTATCCGATTGCCGCGAAAGCGGCCGGTGCAACCCCGGTCAAGGCACCCGAAAGCAACCTGCGCACCGATGTCGAGGCGTTGTTGGACGCGGTGACGGACAAAACCCGCATCGTGTTCATCGCCAACCCCAACAACCCCACCGGCACGTACTTGAGCCACGCGGAACTGAACATGTTGCGCGCGGGCCTGCCCGACGATGTGTTGTTGGTGATCGACGCCGCGTACGCCGAATTCGTTGGCCGCAACGATTACAGTCCCGGCGTCGAACTGGTCAACGCGGGACAAAACACCGTCATGACGCGGACCTTTTCAAAAATGTTCGGGCTTGGCGGCATGCGCGTGGGTTGGGGCTATTTCCCCACCGAAATCGCCGATGTGCTCAACCGTGTGCGCGGACCGTTCAACGTTTCCGCCGCCGGGCAAGCCGCCGCGATCGCATCGATCGAAGATCTGGCTTTCCAGGAAAAATGCTTCGAGCACAACCTCGCCTGGATCGCCAAGACCGAAGCCGCCCTGCACGAAATGGGCATCGACACCACCGCCAGCGTCGCCAATTTCGTTCTGGCGCGTTTCGGCGAAACCAGCACGGCGGAAAAAGCCGACGCGTTCTTGCGCGAACGCGGCATCATCGTACGCCGGGTCGCCAGTTACGACCTGCCCGATTGCCTGCGCATTTCCATCGGCGCGGCGGACGAGATGGAAGCCTTCCTCGCCGCCATGCGCGAATTCACGGGAACCTGA
- a CDS encoding prephenate/arogenate dehydrogenase family protein: MANGAPIFDRVALIGIGLIGSSLALAMRLHGLSRHIAVSTRSAPTLATAEKLNLGDSYTLDAAEAVRGADLVVICTPMGAQGAVAQSIRDSLKPGAIVTDVGSVKATTVRDIAPHLPDGVHLVPGHPIAGTEHSGPEAGFAALFPGRWTILTPSPQTDAGAVDKVRRLWEGCGSNVEIMTPEHHDRVLAITSHLPHLIAYTIVDTADQMEDETKEEVIKFSASGFRDFTRIAAGDPVMWRDVFLTNRDAVLEILGRFNEDLTALQRAIRKGDGEMLETTFARARAVRRSIIDAKQHIPDVKPGDESAQ; this comes from the coding sequence ATGGCCAACGGCGCACCCATTTTCGACCGCGTGGCCCTGATCGGCATCGGCCTGATCGGTTCCAGCCTTGCCTTGGCCATGCGCCTGCACGGCCTGAGCCGCCATATCGCCGTTTCGACACGCAGCGCGCCGACGTTGGCGACGGCCGAGAAACTGAACCTCGGCGACAGTTATACGCTCGACGCCGCCGAAGCGGTGCGCGGCGCGGATCTTGTGGTGATCTGCACGCCGATGGGCGCACAAGGCGCGGTCGCCCAGTCGATCCGCGATAGCTTGAAGCCCGGCGCCATCGTCACCGATGTCGGCTCGGTCAAAGCCACCACCGTGCGCGACATCGCCCCACACCTGCCCGACGGCGTTCATCTGGTGCCGGGCCACCCCATCGCGGGAACCGAGCATTCGGGCCCCGAAGCGGGATTCGCCGCCCTGTTCCCTGGGCGCTGGACCATCCTCACCCCCTCGCCCCAAACCGATGCCGGGGCCGTCGATAAAGTCCGGCGGTTGTGGGAAGGCTGCGGTTCCAACGTCGAAATCATGACCCCCGAACATCACGACCGGGTGCTGGCCATCACCTCGCATCTGCCCCACTTGATCGCCTACACCATCGTCGACACCGCCGATCAGATGGAAGATGAAACCAAGGAAGAAGTGATCAAGTTTTCCGCTTCGGGCTTTCGCGACTTCACCCGCATCGCTGCGGGCGATCCGGTGATGTGGCGCGATGTGTTCTTGACCAACCGCGATGCGGTTTTGGAAATACTCGGCCGTTTCAACGAAGACCTCACCGCCTTGCAGCGCGCCATTCGTAAAGGCGACGGCGAGATGTTGGAAACCACCTTTGCGCGCGCGCGCGCGGTGCGCCGTTCGATCATCGACGCCAAACAACATATTCCCGATGTGAAGCCGGGCGACGAATCTGCTCAGTAA